ACGAGCGCGACCGCGCGTCGTATTACGACACCCATCGCGCCCGCAACGAAGAGATCGTCCGCGATGTCCTCGCCGCGATCCCGCCGGCGGGCCCCGGCCTGTTCGAGCGCTTCCGCCGGCACTTCCTTCCGTTCCTCAAGGGCCATCCGTATTTCGTCGAGCACATCGGCATCCGCGTGCTGTTTCGCGTCAGCGGCGATCACGGCGGCGACTGGGTCGTCGATTTCCGCCGCGAGCCGAAGCCGGAGCTGGTCTACGCGCTCGACGGCGAGCCGTGCCAGTACGAGTTCGACATGACGTCGCAGCTGCTCGACCAGATCATGCGCGACGAGCTGTCGTGGGAAGACGCGTTCCTGTCGCTGCGTTTTCGCGCGCATCGCGATCCCGACCGCTACAACCAGCACCTGTTCACGCTGTTCAAGATGTCGGACTCGCGCGCGCTCAACGCGATCCAGAAGGTGGAGACCGCCGACCGCGCGCACGATACGTTCGTGCTCGAGCACGCCGGACGCAGCTACGAAGTGCAGCGCTGGTGCCCGCACGGCGGCTCGGATCTTTCCGAAGCCGACGTCGAGGACGGCCAGGTCGTCTGTCCCGGCCACCACTGGCGTTTTTCGCTGTCCGACGGCGTCTGCACGAACGCGGCGGGCCGCATCCACGTGCGCGAGCTCGACGAGACCGGCGAGCTCGGAGGCAGCGACCATCAGAAGAAGCCGACTCCTCGCGCGGCCGGAGCCAAGGCCTGAGCAGACGCCATGTGCGGGCGCTTCGTCCTGACGACTCCTGCCGATGCGCTCGCGCGCGAATTCGGCGTTTCCCCCGGAACCGGCGGGCTTTTGCTCGCACCGCGCTACAACATCGCCCCGATGCAGGACGTCGTCGTCGTTCGCAACGACGGCGGCCGGCGCACGCTCGCGGTGGTGCGCTGGGGACTCATCCCGATGTGGGCCAAGGACCCGGCGATCGCATCGAAGATGATCAATGCCCGCGCGGAGACGGCGGCGAGCAAACCGTCTTTCCGTGATGCGATGCAGAGGCGGCGCTGCATCGTTCCCGCGTCCGGTTTCTACGAATGGAAAAAGGAAGGCGGCCGCAGGCAGCCGTGGTACTTCCGGTCTCGCGATCCGAGAAAGTCTCTCGCGATCGCCGCGATCTGGGAGCGCTGGCGCGATCCGGACCATCCCGAAGCCGGCATCGTGGAGACGTGCTGCCTGCTGACGACCGGCGCAAACCAGCTGTGCGCGCCGGTGCACGACCGGATGCCGCTGATCCTCGACGCGGACGGTGCGGCGCGTTGGCTCGATCCCGAGCTCACCGATTCCGCCGCGCTCACGGATCTGCTGGTTCCGGCACCCGACGATACCCTTCGAAGCCATCCGGTCTCGACAGCCGTCAACGCCGTGCGCAACGACGACGCGCGCAACATCGAGGAAGAGCTTCCCGAGCAGACCAGCATGTTTTCCTGAACCGGCGTTCCGTGAGGTTTCGAAAAGGGCGTCCCCCATCTTCGCGCAATCGTCGATGGGGGCGAGTCCACCCCGTTGCCAGCAGCACCGGAGCGTGAGTACCGTCGCTCGTGAATGAACTGCCGCACACAGCACGACCGGCGGAGTCGCCGTGAGCTCTGCATCCGCACCGCTGTGCTGGCGGTGGTGGTCACCGTCGGCCTGCTGCCGGCGAGCCTGAGAGCAGGCAGCCCGGTCGTGATCGTCTGCGGCGATGCAACGGGCGACGGAGTCATCGCATCCTCGGACGCGCTCGTTGCGCTGCGCACCGCCGTCGGCACGAGTACCTGCGAGCCGTCCCGTTGCGACGCGAACGCGAGCGGTGCGATCACGGCAACCGACGCGAGTACGATCCTGAAATGCGCGGTCGGCCAGGACATCGCCCTCCACTGCCCGGCGCCGGACCCGGACATCACAACGACGACATCGACGACGGTGACTACGACGACGTCGGTCGCCGCGGTCTGCGGAAACGGAGAGCTCGAAGCCGGCGAAGACTGTGAGCCTTCCGAAAGCTTCTGCCGCGGCGGCTGCAATCTCGACACCGGTGTCTGCGTCGATTTCATGTGCAGCGACAGTTGCCGGTGCCCGCCGCCGCTGTGCGGCGACTGGCTCGTGGACCCGGGAGAGGATTGCGACCCGCCCGGTTCACAGTGCGGCGACGGCACCTGCACGGACGGCTGCCGCTGCGAGCCGTAGC
The genomic region above belongs to Candidatus Limnocylindrales bacterium and contains:
- a CDS encoding SOS response-associated peptidase yields the protein MCGRFVLTTPADALAREFGVSPGTGGLLLAPRYNIAPMQDVVVVRNDGGRRTLAVVRWGLIPMWAKDPAIASKMINARAETAASKPSFRDAMQRRRCIVPASGFYEWKKEGGRRQPWYFRSRDPRKSLAIAAIWERWRDPDHPEAGIVETCCLLTTGANQLCAPVHDRMPLILDADGAARWLDPELTDSAALTDLLVPAPDDTLRSHPVSTAVNAVRNDDARNIEEELPEQTSMFS
- a CDS encoding dockerin type I repeat-containing protein, which produces MNCRTQHDRRSRRELCIRTAVLAVVVTVGLLPASLRAGSPVVIVCGDATGDGVIASSDALVALRTAVGTSTCEPSRCDANASGAITATDASTILKCAVGQDIALHCPAPDPDITTTTSTTVTTTTSVAAVCGNGELEAGEDCEPSESFCRGGCNLDTGVCVDFMCSDSCRCPPPLCGDWLVDPGEDCDPPGSQCGDGTCTDGCRCEP